From Oncorhynchus mykiss isolate Arlee chromosome 6, USDA_OmykA_1.1, whole genome shotgun sequence, the proteins below share one genomic window:
- the foxn4 gene encoding forkhead box protein N4 isoform X2 yields the protein MIESGITSRMSGVLENSGHHPSPQDYRLLTTDPSQLQEDLPGELQSLSWLTSVDVPRLQQMADGRGGGGGDFNGPSQGQGGSLLEQQTAQLNNMTMAGGQGSMIHLQSNMQHSPLGINVITPHSGNMSPFSMNGQPSPGYQCPASAYQPTAQQVFTLTQASQQPRLAPQNQDLQPKSFPKPIYSYSCLIAMALKNSKTGSLPVSEIYSFMKEHFPYFKTAPDGWKNSVRHNLSLNKCFEKVENKMSGSSRKGCLWALNPAKIDKMEEEMQKWKRKDLPAIRRSMANPDELDKLITDRPESCRRKPMDPGMTRLPSCPSGLTLPVQGQMQPQPVVTLSLQCLPMHHQLHAQLQANAQARLASVSPAQTPPLHTVPDLSHSPLATEHPGKQPHDFYSLHGDVNAEVDALDPSIMDFALQGNLWEEMKDDSFNLEALGTFSNSPLRLSDCDLGAMTGSLPPVSSGGSMPFSDLQATGLFTSYATLDALSSQYMGTPGNSKPITALL from the exons ATGATAGAAAGTGGAATTACATCCAGGATGTCAGGAGTTCTAGAAAATTCAGGTCATCATCCCTCTCCACAAGATTACAG ACTTCTGACCACAGACCCCTCCCAGCTTCAAGAGGATCTCCCTGGGGAACTGCAGTCTCTGTCATGGCTCACATCTGTAGATGTTCCCCGGCTGCAGCAGATGGCCGATGGTCGCGGTGGTGGCGGAGGAGACTTCAACGGGCCTTCCCAGGGGCAGGGGGGCAGCCTGCTTGAGCAGcagacag CTCAGCTGAACAACATGACCATGGCAGGGGGACAGGGATCCATGATCCACCTACAGAGCAACATGCAGCACAGCCCCCTGGGAATTAACGTCATCACCCCCCACAGCGGAAAT ATGTCTCCATTCTCCATGAATGGGCAGCCCTCCCCAGGGTACCAATGTCCTGCCTCTGCCTACCAACCTACAGCCCAACAAGTTTTCACTCTGACCCAGGCTAGCCAGCAG CCGCGCCTGGCTCCACAAAACCAGGACCTACAGCCTAAGTCTTTCCCCAAGCCCATCTACTCCTACAG CTGTTTGATTGCTATGGCTCTGAAGAACAGCAAGACGGGCAGTCTCCCTGTCAGCGAGATCTACAGCTTTATGAAGGAGCATTTCCCCTACTTTAAG ACAGCACCAGACGGATGGAAGAACTCAGTCCGACACAACCTGTCTCTAAACAAGTGCTTTGAGAAGGTGGAGAACAAGATGAGCGGCTCCTCGCGTAAGGGCTGCCTCTGGGCCCTGAACCCGGCCAAGATCGACAAGATGGAAGAGGAGATGCAGAAGTGGAAGCGCAAGGACCTGCCAGCCATCCGTCGCAGCATGGCCAACCCAG ATGAGTTGGACAAGCTGATCACGGACCGGCCAGAGAGCTGCAGACGAAAGCCCATGGACCCCGGGATGACCCGTCTCCCCAGCTGTCCGTCCGGCCTAACCCTGCCTGTCCAAGGCCAGATGCAGCCCCAGCCCGTGGTCACCCTGTCCCTGCAGTGCCTGCCCATGCACCACCAGCTTCATGCCCAGCTCCAGGCCAATGCCCAGGCCAGGCTGGCCTCGGTATCCCCCGCCCAGACACCCCCCCTCCACACCGTTCCTGACCTCTCCCACAGCCCTCTTGCCACCGAGCATCCCGGCAAGCAGCCTCATGACTTCTACAGTCTCCACGGTGACGTCAACGCAGAGGTGGACGCACTGGACCCCAGCATCATGGACTTCGCTCTACAAG GTAACCTGTGGGAGGAGATGAAAGACGACAGCTTTAACCTGGAAGCGTTGGGTACCTTCAGTAACTCTCCCCTGCGTTTGTCTGACTGTGACCTGGGCGCCATGACCGGCAGCCTCCCTCCTGTTTCCAGTGGAGGCAGCATGCCCTTCTCAGACCTGCAGGCGACGGGCCTGTTCACCTCATACGCCACCCTGGACGCCCTCTCCTCCCAGTACATGGGGACGCCAGGCAACAGCAAGCCCATCACCGCCCTGCTTTAA
- the foxn4 gene encoding forkhead box protein N4 isoform X1 yields the protein MIESGITSRMSGVLENSGHHPSPQDYRLLTTDPSQLQEDLPGELQSLSWLTSVDVPRLQQMADGRGGGGGDFNGPSQGQGGSLLEQQTAQLNNMTMAGGQGSMIHLQSNMQHSPLGINVITPHSGNMSPFSMNGQPSPGYQCPASAYQPTAQQVFTLTQASQQCSPAGFYSNVSFNNQNLFTQPRLAPQNQDLQPKSFPKPIYSYSCLIAMALKNSKTGSLPVSEIYSFMKEHFPYFKTAPDGWKNSVRHNLSLNKCFEKVENKMSGSSRKGCLWALNPAKIDKMEEEMQKWKRKDLPAIRRSMANPDELDKLITDRPESCRRKPMDPGMTRLPSCPSGLTLPVQGQMQPQPVVTLSLQCLPMHHQLHAQLQANAQARLASVSPAQTPPLHTVPDLSHSPLATEHPGKQPHDFYSLHGDVNAEVDALDPSIMDFALQGNLWEEMKDDSFNLEALGTFSNSPLRLSDCDLGAMTGSLPPVSSGGSMPFSDLQATGLFTSYATLDALSSQYMGTPGNSKPITALL from the exons ATGATAGAAAGTGGAATTACATCCAGGATGTCAGGAGTTCTAGAAAATTCAGGTCATCATCCCTCTCCACAAGATTACAG ACTTCTGACCACAGACCCCTCCCAGCTTCAAGAGGATCTCCCTGGGGAACTGCAGTCTCTGTCATGGCTCACATCTGTAGATGTTCCCCGGCTGCAGCAGATGGCCGATGGTCGCGGTGGTGGCGGAGGAGACTTCAACGGGCCTTCCCAGGGGCAGGGGGGCAGCCTGCTTGAGCAGcagacag CTCAGCTGAACAACATGACCATGGCAGGGGGACAGGGATCCATGATCCACCTACAGAGCAACATGCAGCACAGCCCCCTGGGAATTAACGTCATCACCCCCCACAGCGGAAAT ATGTCTCCATTCTCCATGAATGGGCAGCCCTCCCCAGGGTACCAATGTCCTGCCTCTGCCTACCAACCTACAGCCCAACAAGTTTTCACTCTGACCCAGGCTAGCCAGCAG tGTTCTCCTGCTGGGTTCTATAGCAATGTCTCCTTCAACAACCAAAACCTGTTCACACAGCCGCGCCTGGCTCCACAAAACCAGGACCTACAGCCTAAGTCTTTCCCCAAGCCCATCTACTCCTACAG CTGTTTGATTGCTATGGCTCTGAAGAACAGCAAGACGGGCAGTCTCCCTGTCAGCGAGATCTACAGCTTTATGAAGGAGCATTTCCCCTACTTTAAG ACAGCACCAGACGGATGGAAGAACTCAGTCCGACACAACCTGTCTCTAAACAAGTGCTTTGAGAAGGTGGAGAACAAGATGAGCGGCTCCTCGCGTAAGGGCTGCCTCTGGGCCCTGAACCCGGCCAAGATCGACAAGATGGAAGAGGAGATGCAGAAGTGGAAGCGCAAGGACCTGCCAGCCATCCGTCGCAGCATGGCCAACCCAG ATGAGTTGGACAAGCTGATCACGGACCGGCCAGAGAGCTGCAGACGAAAGCCCATGGACCCCGGGATGACCCGTCTCCCCAGCTGTCCGTCCGGCCTAACCCTGCCTGTCCAAGGCCAGATGCAGCCCCAGCCCGTGGTCACCCTGTCCCTGCAGTGCCTGCCCATGCACCACCAGCTTCATGCCCAGCTCCAGGCCAATGCCCAGGCCAGGCTGGCCTCGGTATCCCCCGCCCAGACACCCCCCCTCCACACCGTTCCTGACCTCTCCCACAGCCCTCTTGCCACCGAGCATCCCGGCAAGCAGCCTCATGACTTCTACAGTCTCCACGGTGACGTCAACGCAGAGGTGGACGCACTGGACCCCAGCATCATGGACTTCGCTCTACAAG GTAACCTGTGGGAGGAGATGAAAGACGACAGCTTTAACCTGGAAGCGTTGGGTACCTTCAGTAACTCTCCCCTGCGTTTGTCTGACTGTGACCTGGGCGCCATGACCGGCAGCCTCCCTCCTGTTTCCAGTGGAGGCAGCATGCCCTTCTCAGACCTGCAGGCGACGGGCCTGTTCACCTCATACGCCACCCTGGACGCCCTCTCCTCCCAGTACATGGGGACGCCAGGCAACAGCAAGCCCATCACCGCCCTGCTTTAA